Proteins found in one Erythrobacter sp. KY5 genomic segment:
- a CDS encoding response regulator transcription factor: protein MDVITVFLTSDLGEGPDSFREDFIHDGRRITFDRLGSDGPRRLVDGALWVFVDWVMEDLAGLEMCRRLRADERTAAAHITMVLDEHDEEDRRRALKAGADDYVVGPLTRTGVLDRVLALLTRAPDRHAARRIEAGDLSIDMSALQARWSGEPIKLRPNEFRLLRFFAENPNTVMSRDDLIAGLGKREPEIDERTVDVWVGRLRRAIKAAGGGNPLRTVRGAGYVFDIG from the coding sequence ATGGATGTCATCACCGTCTTCCTGACCAGCGATTTGGGCGAGGGCCCCGACAGCTTTCGCGAAGACTTCATCCACGATGGAAGGCGCATCACGTTCGACCGGCTGGGATCGGATGGGCCCAGGCGGCTGGTCGATGGTGCGCTGTGGGTGTTCGTTGACTGGGTGATGGAAGACCTGGCGGGGCTCGAAATGTGCCGCCGCTTGCGTGCGGACGAACGAACCGCCGCCGCGCACATCACGATGGTGCTGGACGAGCACGACGAAGAGGACCGCCGGCGTGCTCTCAAGGCGGGCGCGGATGACTATGTGGTCGGGCCGTTGACCCGGACGGGCGTGCTTGACCGGGTGCTGGCGCTGCTGACGAGAGCGCCTGACCGCCACGCGGCGCGCCGGATCGAGGCAGGCGACCTGTCGATCGACATGTCAGCCCTTCAGGCGCGCTGGTCAGGCGAACCGATCAAGCTGCGGCCTAACGAGTTCCGCCTGCTTCGCTTCTTCGCGGAGAACCCAAACACGGTGATGAGCCGCGATGATCTGATCGCCGGACTTGGCAAACGCGAACCGGAGATCGACGAGCGCACCGTCGACGTCTGGGTCGGCCGGCTGCGCCGCGCGATCAAGGCAGCTGGCGGGGGCAATCCGCTGCGCACGGTGCGCGGGGCGGGCTACGTCTTCGACATCGGCTGA
- a CDS encoding lytic transglycosylase domain-containing protein translates to MTLSLAFLASAAQADVMEVDANGARWVAGGQPVAAIESFLVGDDNGSFPIEDGATAMSAVYVPENIVADTVRHASAIPPQYSAKIHELAQRFDLSPALLEAVVWQESRWRPTAVSHAGARGLAQLMPGTARDLGVDPDDPMQNLEGGARYLREQLDRFDGDLEKALAAYNAGPGRVIRAGGIPNIRETRQYVAAIMGRLSNHSRPGAQ, encoded by the coding sequence ATGACACTGTCGCTGGCCTTTCTGGCAAGTGCAGCCCAGGCTGACGTCATGGAAGTTGACGCAAACGGTGCCCGCTGGGTGGCCGGCGGTCAGCCTGTGGCCGCCATCGAATCCTTTCTCGTCGGCGATGACAATGGCAGTTTTCCGATAGAAGACGGCGCCACGGCGATGAGCGCAGTCTACGTCCCGGAGAACATCGTGGCCGATACGGTTCGCCATGCCTCCGCCATCCCGCCGCAATACTCCGCGAAAATACACGAGCTCGCTCAGCGCTTCGATTTAAGCCCCGCACTGCTCGAAGCGGTGGTGTGGCAGGAGAGTCGCTGGCGACCCACTGCTGTATCGCATGCAGGAGCGCGCGGCCTCGCACAACTCATGCCGGGCACGGCTCGCGACCTCGGCGTCGACCCCGATGATCCGATGCAGAATCTAGAGGGCGGCGCGCGTTATCTTCGCGAACAGCTCGATCGTTTCGACGGTGATCTCGAAAAAGCGCTCGCTGCCTACAATGCCGGACCGGGGCGGGTGATCCGCGCAGGCGGCATCCCGAACATTCGAGAGACCCGCCAATATGTTGCCGCCATCATGGGACGGCTCTCAAACCATTCACGCCCCGGCGCCCAATAG
- a CDS encoding TonB-dependent receptor domain-containing protein, with protein sequence MSTGKRLAGLLLLTTSLTFPAVLHAQSTEQTEEDELAQDVQDPQDDEDFQEPEVSVPGGSGIIVTGRRNRNPERSSTQVLNVLSEADIARTGEGDIAGALGRVTGLSLVGDGRVFVRGLGDRYSLALLNGLPLPSPEPLSRVVPLDIFPTNVIASSLVQKTYSANYPGEFGGGVINLTTKAVPVEDFLSVSFGISGDSETTFENGLTYFGSDWDSFGFDNGNRDIPSNLQSFFDSGERIGTIDLATSEGIAGQLFPLNLVTLQKDNSQRPNFSGSITGGLSLELGDDTFLGVIATASIKNSLRNRQVLSQRGNNDLSEVFETRETFITDENILVNGLLGFGLDFGPHTVRWTNLYIRDTLKTARLEEAFDPFPGEVGFDFVNQQTAWFERQLMDTQLVAELDFDRISVDLRGGYARTDREAPFNTTFSYTRTNFTGNQFGDQFVAYFNQLSDAGITTVAFDDLKEELYYGGIDLGYEITSTFEATVGYAYSDTDRRSSSREFRPFIAPDPAFQDVGLNETAAVALGLRRPGDIINGATLAGFNVSLTEATPFPVFDAALQVHAGYGLLRWLPTDTLTLEAGVRYEDGEQVVALDQSVFNTPIAGATPTNIFNDYFLPSGTITWEPIPDFQVRASASQTIARPQFRELVEQRYFDPESNRLFQGNPLLQDSELINAEVRAEYYMGGPNRVSLAGFYKEIDNPIESTFNVASGQVFTSFANAPSAELFGLELDAVYGIDLYGMGGSFWETKQLLFIANYTYTQSELSVSDTDISPVPGNPGQLANLIFDDGAPLVGQSDHLANLSIGIEDTEKTQQLSVLFNYASERVTQRAGAQPDFVEDPGLTIDIVARTELQLGVPMELSLEVRNITGRDNFEFQELGANRVEFNTFQVGTTFALGITANF encoded by the coding sequence ATGTCGACCGGCAAGCGCCTGGCAGGGCTGCTGCTTCTCACCACGTCGCTCACCTTTCCCGCGGTTCTTCACGCCCAGTCGACTGAGCAAACCGAGGAAGATGAGCTGGCGCAGGACGTCCAGGATCCACAGGACGACGAGGATTTCCAGGAACCCGAGGTGTCCGTTCCGGGCGGTTCGGGCATCATCGTTACCGGACGTCGCAACCGCAATCCCGAGCGCTCCTCGACCCAGGTTCTGAACGTCCTTTCCGAAGCCGACATCGCCCGTACGGGTGAAGGCGACATCGCTGGCGCTCTTGGCCGCGTTACAGGTCTGTCGCTCGTCGGCGACGGCCGCGTCTTCGTTCGCGGCCTGGGCGATCGTTACTCGCTTGCTCTTCTCAACGGCCTTCCCCTGCCGAGCCCGGAACCGCTCAGCCGCGTCGTTCCGCTCGACATTTTCCCGACCAACGTGATCGCATCGAGCCTTGTGCAGAAGACCTATTCTGCCAACTATCCCGGCGAATTCGGCGGCGGTGTCATCAACCTCACCACCAAGGCAGTTCCTGTAGAGGACTTCCTCTCGGTGAGCTTCGGCATCAGCGGTGACAGCGAGACCACCTTCGAAAACGGCCTGACCTATTTCGGCTCAGACTGGGATTCGTTCGGTTTCGACAACGGCAACCGCGACATTCCGTCGAACTTGCAGTCCTTCTTCGACAGCGGCGAGCGTATCGGTACGATCGATCTGGCCACTTCCGAAGGCATCGCAGGGCAACTGTTTCCGCTGAACCTTGTGACGCTGCAGAAGGACAATTCGCAGCGCCCCAACTTCTCGGGCTCGATCACCGGTGGCCTGTCACTTGAGCTGGGTGACGACACCTTCCTCGGCGTGATCGCAACCGCTTCGATCAAGAACAGCCTGCGCAACCGCCAGGTCCTCTCTCAGCGTGGTAACAACGACCTGAGCGAAGTGTTCGAAACCCGCGAGACCTTCATCACCGACGAGAACATCCTGGTGAACGGACTTCTCGGCTTCGGTCTCGATTTTGGCCCGCACACGGTTCGCTGGACCAACCTGTACATTCGCGACACGCTCAAGACCGCGCGTCTAGAAGAGGCTTTCGATCCCTTCCCCGGTGAGGTCGGCTTCGACTTCGTCAACCAGCAGACCGCATGGTTCGAGCGTCAGCTCATGGACACGCAGCTGGTGGCGGAGCTCGACTTTGACCGGATCAGCGTCGACCTGCGCGGCGGCTATGCCCGCACCGACCGCGAAGCGCCGTTCAACACCACCTTCAGCTATACGCGCACGAACTTCACCGGTAACCAGTTCGGTGACCAGTTTGTCGCGTATTTCAACCAGCTGTCCGACGCCGGCATCACAACGGTCGCTTTCGACGACCTGAAGGAAGAGCTTTACTACGGCGGTATCGACCTCGGATATGAGATTACGAGTACCTTCGAGGCTACCGTAGGTTACGCCTATTCGGACACCGACCGCCGCTCGTCGAGCCGCGAGTTCCGTCCGTTCATCGCACCCGATCCCGCGTTCCAAGACGTGGGCCTCAATGAAACCGCCGCGGTTGCGCTGGGTTTGCGTCGTCCCGGCGACATCATCAACGGTGCGACCCTCGCTGGCTTCAACGTCTCGCTGACCGAAGCGACGCCGTTTCCCGTGTTTGACGCAGCGCTTCAGGTGCATGCAGGTTACGGCCTGCTGCGCTGGCTGCCGACCGACACGCTGACGCTCGAAGCGGGTGTGCGTTACGAGGATGGCGAGCAGGTTGTCGCTCTCGATCAGTCAGTGTTCAACACGCCGATCGCCGGGGCAACGCCGACCAACATCTTCAACGACTACTTCCTTCCGTCGGGGACCATCACCTGGGAACCGATCCCGGACTTCCAGGTTCGCGCCAGCGCTTCGCAGACCATCGCCCGCCCACAATTCCGCGAGCTGGTCGAGCAGCGTTATTTCGATCCGGAATCCAACCGACTGTTCCAAGGTAACCCGCTGCTTCAGGACTCCGAGCTGATCAACGCCGAAGTCCGTGCAGAGTACTACATGGGCGGGCCCAACCGGGTGAGCCTTGCAGGCTTCTACAAGGAGATCGACAACCCGATCGAGAGCACGTTCAACGTCGCATCGGGTCAGGTCTTCACCAGCTTTGCAAATGCTCCTTCCGCAGAGCTTTTCGGGCTTGAGCTTGACGCGGTGTACGGGATTGATCTGTACGGCATGGGAGGCAGCTTCTGGGAGACCAAGCAGCTGCTGTTCATCGCCAACTACACCTACACCCAGTCCGAGCTTTCGGTGAGCGACACCGACATCTCGCCGGTGCCGGGCAACCCGGGGCAGCTTGCCAACCTCATCTTCGACGATGGCGCTCCGCTGGTGGGTCAGTCCGACCATCTTGCCAACCTGTCGATCGGGATCGAAGACACCGAGAAGACGCAGCAGCTTTCGGTGCTGTTCAACTATGCGAGTGAGCGCGTCACGCAGCGCGCCGGTGCGCAACCGGACTTCGTCGAAGATCCGGGCCTGACGATCGACATCGTCGCCCGCACCGAGCTTCAGCTGGGTGTCCCGATGGAGCTGAGCCTCGAGGTGCGCAACATCACCGGACGCGACAATTTCGAGTTCCAGGAACTCGGCGCGAACCGTGTGGAGTTCAACACTTTCCAAGTCGGCACGACCTTCGCGCTTGGGATAACGGCGAACTTCTGA
- a CDS encoding TrbC/VirB2 family protein has product MTSLTRLSARLAAFLALITMPSAAFAQQTSQQSGDPITTALVWMQSILLGPIATTVAVMAVAGVGFMMLTGRMNWRYGATVIIGVFIIFGAPRLVATISAV; this is encoded by the coding sequence ATGACTTCGCTTACTCGCCTCTCGGCCCGTCTGGCTGCTTTCCTCGCGCTCATTACTATGCCTAGCGCAGCATTTGCACAGCAGACTTCCCAACAGAGCGGTGACCCGATCACGACGGCTCTGGTCTGGATGCAGTCAATACTGCTTGGCCCGATCGCGACGACGGTTGCCGTCATGGCTGTGGCCGGTGTCGGCTTCATGATGCTCACCGGCCGGATGAACTGGCGCTATGGCGCGACGGTCATCATCGGTGTCTTCATCATCTTCGGTGCGCCGCGCCTCGTCGCGACAATCAGTGC